A region from the Silene latifolia isolate original U9 population chromosome 7, ASM4854445v1, whole genome shotgun sequence genome encodes:
- the LOC141592478 gene encoding sucrose synthase, whose protein sequence is MAGRLTRVPSLKERLDETLTAQRNEILSFLSRISSHGKGILQAHEVASEFEAMSDKNKLADGPFGEVLRHTQEAIVLSPWITLAVRPRPGVWEYIRVNVDALAVEELTPSEFLHFKEELVNGTANGNFVLELDFEPFNASFPRPTLSKSIGNGVEFLNRHLSAKMFHDKESMRPLLDFLRMHHYKGKTMMVNDRIQNLDSLQAVIRKAEEFLSTLAPDTPYSEFDHKFQEIGLERGWGDTAERVLDMIQLLLDLLEAPDSCTLEKFLGRIPMVFNVVILSPHGYFAQANVLGYPDTGGQVVYILDQVRALEHEMLLRIKQQGLDIVPRILIVTRLLPDAVGTTCGQRLEKVFGTEHSHILRVPFRTEKGVVRNWISRFEVWPYLETYTEDVANEVTGELQAKPDLIIGNYSDGNIVASLLAHKLGVTQCTIAHALEKTKYPNSDIYWKSFEEKYHFSCQFTADLIAMNHTDFIITSTFQEIAGNKDTVGQYESHMAFTLPGLYRVVHGVDVFDPKFNIVSPGADMSIYFPYTEEKKRLTALHPEIEELLYSDVQNEEHICVLKDRNKPIIFSMARLDRVKNMTGLVEWYGKNEKLRELVNLVVVAGDRRKESKDTEEKEEMKKMYELIDQYNLNGQFRWISAQMNRVRNGELYRYIADTKGAFVQPAYYEAFGLTVVEAMTCGLPTFATCHGGPAEIIVNGKSGFHIDPYHGDKAADLLVNFFDKCKADPSHWDAISLGGLKRIEEKYTWQIYSDRLLTLAGVYGFWKYVSNLDRLEARRYLEMFYALKYRKQAESVPHAIDE, encoded by the exons ATGGCAGGAAGATTGACCAGGGTTCCTAGCCTCAAAGAACGTTTGGATGAAACTCTCACTGCTCAAAGAAATGAAATTCTTTCCTTCCTTTCTAG AATTTCAAGTCATGGAAAGGGGATTTTGCAAGCTCATGAGGTGGCGTCTGAGTTTGAAGCGATGTCAGACAAGAACAAGCTTGCTGATGGTCCCTTTGGTGAAGTTTTGAGGCACACCCAG GAAGCAATTGTGTTGTCTCCATGGATCACACTTGCTGTTCGTCCAAGGCCCGGTGTATGGGAGTACATCCGGGTCAATGTTGATGCTCTTGCTGTTGAGGAGTTGACCCCCTCCGAGTTCCTTCATTTCAAGGAGGAATTGGTGAATGGAAC TGCTAATGGAAACTTTGTGCTTGAGCTTGATTTTGAGCCATTCAATGCCTCATTCCCGCGCCCAACACTTTCCAAGTCCATTGGAAATGGTGTCGAGTTCCTTAACAGGCACCTCTCTGCTAAGATGTTCCATGACAAGGAGAGCATGCGCCCTTTGCTCGATTTCCTCAGGATGCACCACTACAAGGGCAAG ACAATGATGGTGAATGACCGAATCCAAAATCTGGATTCCCTTCAAGCCGTGATAAGAAAGGCTGAGGAGTTTCTGAGCACCCTTGCTCCAGACACACCCTACTCTGAGTTCGATCACAAATTTCAGGAAATCGGTCTGGAGAGAGGCTGGGGTGACACTGCCGAGAGAGTGCTCGACATGATTCAACTTCTTCTAGATCTTCTTGAGGCTCCTGATTCATGCACGCTCGAGAAATTCCTTGGGAGGATACCGATGGTATTCAACGTTGTCATTCTCTCGCCACATGGCTACTTTGCCCAGGCCAATGTCCTTGGTTACCCTGACACTGGTGGCCAG GTTGTTTACATCCTTGATCAAGTTCGTGCTTTGGAGCACGAGATGCTTCTGCGCATCAAGCAACAAGGGCTTGACATTGTCCCTCGGATCCTTATTGTAACCCGTCTACTTCCTGATGCAGTCGGGACCACCTGTGGTCAGCGTCTTGAGAAGGTCTTTGGAACTGAGCACTCGCACATTCTTCGAGTACCCTTTAGAACGGAAAAGGGCGTTGTCAGGAACTGGATTTCTCGATTCGAAGTGTGGCCTTACCTGGAGACTTACACTGAG GATGTTGCAAACGAAGTCACGGGAGAGCTTCAAGCTAAGCCTGATTTAATAATCGGAAACTATAGTGACGGTAACATTGTTGCCTCTCTGTTAGCCCACAAGCTCGGAGTTACACAG TGTACTATTGCTCATGCTCTGGAGAAAACCAAGTATCCAAACTCGGATATCTACTGGAAGTCATTTGAGGAGAAGTACCACTTCTCGTGCCAGTTCACTGCTGACCTGATCGCAATGAATCACACTGACTTTATCATCACTAGTACATTCCAAGAGATAGCTGGAAA CAAAGACACTGTTGGGCAATATGAGAGCCACATGGCATTCACCCTTCCTGGACTATACCGAGTTGTTCATGGAGTCGATGTGTTCGACCCTAAATTCAACATAGTCTCGCCTGGAGCCGATATGTCTATTTACTTCCCTTACACTGAAGAGAAGAAAAGACTCACTGCCCTCCATCCTGAAATTGAGGAGCTGCTTTACAGTGATGTACAAAATGAAGAGCACAT ATGTGTTCTGAAGGACCGAAACAAACCAATCATATTCTCAATGGCAAGGCTAGACAGGGTCAAGAACATGACTGGCCTTGTTGAATGGTACGGTAAGAATGAAAAACTGAGAGAGCTCGTCAACCTTGTTGTTGTCGCTGGTGACCGTAGAAAAGAATCCAAGGACACAGAAGAGAAGGAAGAGATGAAGAAAATGTATGAGCTGATTGACCAGTATAACTTGAATGGCCAGTTCAGGTGGATCTCGGCTCAAATGAACCGTGTTAGGAATGGTGAGCTATACAGGTACATTGCTGACACTAAGGGCGCTTTCGTCCAGCCAGCTTACTATGAAGCCTTTGGGTTGACTGTTGTTGAAGCAATGACTTGTGGACTTCCAACCTTTGCTACTTGCCATGGTGGCCCAGCTGAGATCATAGTCAATGGAAAATCGGGATTCCACATTGACCCGTACCATGGAGACAAGGCCGCTGATCTCCTTGTCAATTTCTTTGATAAGTGCAAGGCTGATCCTTCTCACTGGGATGCTATCTCATTGGGTGGACTTAAGCGAATTGAGGAGAA ATATACATGGCAGATTTACTCTGATAGGCTGCTCACACTTGCTGGTGTTTACGGTTTCTGGAAGTATGTCTCAAACCTTGACCGCCTTGAGGCTCGTCGTTACCTTGAAATGTTCTATGCCCTCAAATACCGCAAACAG GCTGAGTCAGTTCCGCATGCCATCGATGAGTGA